A genome region from Ottowia testudinis includes the following:
- a CDS encoding GntP family permease, with protein MSTFAIVLSLLLLMFFAYRGYTVLLLAPIMAALAVLLSGDIAQMLPIYTETFMRALGNYMLAFFPIFLLGALFGQLMADSGAATAIAQWIERTLGSRHAILTVVLACGILTYGGVSLFVVAFAIYPIAKSLFRDADIPKRLVAPAIALGSFTFTMTALPGTPSIQNAIPIKFFGTNTFSAPGLGLIGGAIMFTLGILWLRSREKAARAAGEGYGDHDDSDVGPRGMVGEADMGGDASRTMPLALALLPLVLVIGINALFTYGIFPGMDWGFIKERFPTMDATRQTGMWALIIALVVSCVVLLLISLGRWANLQQTINKGVLGSMLPIFNTASEVGYGAVIASLAGFAIIRDAVLNVSSNPLISEAVAMNVLAGITGSSSGGLSIALQTLGADYLRMANEAGISPDLMHRVAVMSAGVFDSLPHCGAIITLLSICKLTHRQSYLNIAAMTIVIPLIALSVVIALGTAFGSF; from the coding sequence ATGAGCACGTTTGCGATTGTCTTGTCACTGCTATTGTTGATGTTCTTTGCCTACAGAGGCTACACGGTGCTGCTGCTGGCGCCCATCATGGCGGCGCTGGCGGTGCTGCTGTCGGGCGACATCGCCCAGATGCTGCCCATCTACACCGAAACCTTCATGCGCGCATTGGGCAACTACATGCTCGCATTTTTCCCCATCTTCCTGCTGGGGGCGCTGTTCGGCCAGCTGATGGCCGACTCGGGCGCGGCCACGGCCATCGCCCAATGGATCGAGCGCACGCTGGGCAGCCGGCACGCCATCCTGACGGTGGTGCTGGCCTGCGGCATCCTCACCTATGGCGGCGTGTCGCTGTTCGTGGTGGCGTTTGCCATCTACCCCATCGCCAAGTCGCTGTTCCGCGACGCCGACATCCCCAAGCGCCTGGTGGCGCCGGCCATTGCGCTGGGCTCGTTCACCTTCACCATGACGGCGCTGCCGGGCACGCCGTCGATCCAGAACGCGATCCCTATCAAGTTCTTCGGCACCAACACCTTTTCGGCGCCTGGGCTGGGCTTGATCGGCGGCGCCATCATGTTCACGCTGGGCATTCTGTGGCTGCGCTCGCGCGAGAAGGCCGCGCGCGCCGCCGGCGAGGGCTATGGCGACCACGACGACAGCGATGTGGGCCCGCGCGGCATGGTCGGCGAGGCCGACATGGGCGGCGATGCCAGCCGCACCATGCCGCTGGCGCTGGCCCTGCTGCCGCTGGTGCTGGTGATCGGCATCAACGCGCTGTTCACCTACGGCATCTTCCCGGGCATGGACTGGGGCTTCATCAAGGAGCGCTTTCCGACCATGGACGCCACCCGGCAGACGGGCATGTGGGCGCTGATCATCGCGCTGGTGGTGTCGTGCGTGGTGCTGCTGTTGATCAGCCTGGGCCGCTGGGCCAACTTGCAGCAGACCATCAACAAGGGCGTGCTGGGCTCGATGTTGCCGATCTTCAACACCGCTTCGGAAGTGGGTTACGGGGCGGTCATTGCCAGCCTGGCGGGCTTTGCCATCATCCGCGATGCGGTGCTCAACGTGTCGAGCAACCCGCTGATCAGCGAGGCCGTGGCCATGAACGTGCTGGCCGGCATCACCGGCTCGTCGTCGGGCGGCCTGTCGATCGCGCTGCAAACGCTGGGCGCCGACTACCTGCGCATGGCCAACGAGGCCGGCATCAGCCCCGATCTGATGCACCGCGTGGCGGTGATGTCGGCCGGCGTGTTCGATTCGCTGCCGCACTGCGGCGCCATCATCACGCTGCTGTCGATCTGCAAGCTGACGCACCGGCAGTCGTACCTGAACATTGCCGCCATGACGATCGTGATTCCGCTGATCGCGCTGTCGGTGGTGATCGCGCTGGGCACGGCGTTCGGGTCGTTCTGA